The stretch of DNA GTGGATCTGCCTGCTGCGGAAGAGTCGTTGGTCCGAGGCGAAGAATACGAGGCTTTGCGAAAAGCGATTGATGATCTTTCTCTCGAACAGAAAATCGTGCTTCAAAAACGATTGGAAGGCGAACAGACGTTTCAGCAGATTGCCAATGAGTTGCAAGTCCCCTTGGGAACTGTTTTGACACGCATGCGGCTGGCACTGGCGAGGCTCAAGAAAAGCCTCAGTGAATCAAAGTCAAAGGAATCGAGATAAAAGGCGTTCATCGAACGCCATAGGATTGGGATCAAGTTTTGACTCCGTGCGAGTTCATGAATCATGACTGCTGAACACGAACATCCATCAATGGCTGCAAATGCTGTGACCGATCTGGATTGGCTGGCCGCCCGCTATGTGCTGGGTGAGTTGTCTGCCGACGAGGTGGGGGCATTTGAAGAGAGATTGCAGGTGGATCTGTTGGCTTGCGAGGCGGTTGTGCAAGCGACTCGTTTTCTCACAGATGTAGCTGTCAGCCTGCCTGAGCCTGCCGATGTGAGTGAGCAGGTGATAGTCGCTCCTGCTGCGGTCACAGCAGAGAAAGTGCGATACACTCCTGCCAATCGTTCGGAACAGCGTCGAGGCTGGTGGGTTATCAGTCTGATCACGGCGGCTCTTGTGCTTCTGGCAGTGGGACTGACATCCGAGTGGAACCCCTTGGGTGACCAGCGTGTGGCCCTGGAGAATTCATCGGGAACCAATGACTCCGGAAATTTACGAGGCGAAGAAGCCCGACTGGCTGCGAACCTGCTGGGAGGCTGGCGAACGATCGATGTCGACATGACCGAGACCGGGTTGACGATGATTCATCGTGAAACGGGGAATGACCGCGAGGCGAACCGCGATCACGATGAGGCTACTGAACGAATTGACGAAAATTCTATTCCCGACTGGATGATTGCCGCACTTCTGGCTGATCCATCGGAGGACGAAACAAATGCCAGGCCAGCGACTGCACCCAATAACGTTGTTCCTGCTCCTGGTCAGATGATTCAATGATCTGGCGGATCTTTAATAAGTTGGTGCTGTTCAAGGATGGCTGAAGGCTGGGGATCCTGAAGGTTGGGGATGATGGGAACGACAGGTCAGACAATGCAGCCGCCGTTTTCACACGAGCATTTTCGATGGAGCACTCCAGTTTGTGTGCGATCGATGCTGCTGTTGTGGACTGTCCTGTGTTGGCCGCTCGCAGGTGGAATGATTCGAGCTCAGGAAAGTTCGGTTTCAAAAGCTGAGACAAATACCGACAGCACAAAGCTCAACGATCAATCCAGTGCGAAATCTAGCAGCAAGACCCAGGCAAACAGCACTCGCGCAAACTCCTCAGCGAACTCCTCCTCAGCCAACTCTTCAAGGGAGCCGAGCCTGACACCTGTGCAGATTCAGCGAGCCAAAGAGTTTGCAGCCACTCATCATCCAGAACTGGGTGAACTGCTGGGCCGACTGGAAAGCTATGACGAACCTTCGTTTGTCGAGGCCATTCAGGAATTGCTGCGAACGATGGATCGCCTGGAAAAGCTGAGTGAAAAGAATACCGAACGCGGTCGAGTTGAGTTAGAAGACTGGAAACTGACATCACGAATCCGGCTGCTGGCTGCCCGACTGGCCATGGCTGATGCACTTCCCGTCGAGAACCTCGAAGCGTCGTCCAGGACGATCAAACAGGAAATTCGTGAACTGCTGATCGAACGGGCCGAACTTCGGAAGTCGTCGCTCACCGCCGAACGCCTGCGATTGCAGGATCGCCTCGAAAAGGTGAATCGGCAATTGAGCGAACTTTCCGAGCGCGAGCGGCAGAACATCGAACGCGAACTGGATCGACTCGAAGCCAATGCTTCCCAGGCGAAGACACGCCAAAAGGCCGCTCAAAAAGAGAAGTCTTCACTGAATACCAAGCCGCGTTCTCCATCGAATGCTCCTCAGTCCGATTCCACCAAACAAGCTGCTGAAAAGCCGGCGAAGAACAATCAGAAACCATGACGACCGGCTCTGAATGTCTGTCGTCATTCCAATAAATTTCCTGAGAACGCCTGCACTGTCTGTCATTTGCACCGTTTGCCATAGAGTGCTGTAAGGATCGAATCACCATGCAAGAGTTTGCTAATCATCATGATCCAGATGTTCAGGGGTATCGCCGCTGGCCTGCCTTAGAACATCGCCGCTGGCAATGGTTCTGCCTGGCGATTGCCAGTTGGCTGGGACTGTGTCAACCAGGCTTATTTCAGCTTCCTCAGATCTGGGCGGCTGAGGCAAAGCCGGCAGATAACAGCAAGCCTGCTGCACAGATTCTGCCTGCTGAGGAACTGAAGTCATCAGCAGTTGTCGAATCGGCAGTCATCCCTGGCATCAATGAACGATACGATCTGAAGGTCAAGAATGTCGATGGGCCCGATTTCCGTAAGCACGTGGTTCCGCTGCTCGGCAAACTCGGCTGTAACGGACGTGCCTGCCATGGATCGTTCCAGGGTCAGGGTGGCTTCCGCCTGTCGCTGTTTGGTTACGACTTCAAGGCTGACCATGAGAACCTCGTGCTGGGTGATAAGCCGCGTGTCAACCTGATGGATCGCTCGAAGAGCCTGATCCTCATGAAGCCCACTGAGCAGGTTTCTCATGAAGGGGGCGAGGCTCTCAAGCAGGGGACATGGGAATATCGCGTTCTCGATAAATGGATTTCTCAAGGAGCCAAACCTGTCACCGATAAAACACCGGAATTTGTGAGAATGGATGTGTTGCCGGATGGGAAAAACCCGGCAGCGGGCGAACGCCCGGAGATGGTGGGCTCGAAGGTGGGCCAGTCGTGGAAGCTCAAGTGCATTGCCGTCTGGTCGGATGGAACCCGCGAAGATGTGACACCTCTGTCCCGCTTCCAGTCGAATAATGATCAGATTGCCAAAGTGACCCAGGAAGGCATGGTGACGATCACCGGCCCTGGAGATTCACACGTCGTGGCGTTCTATGACAATGGCGTGGTGCCTGTCCCTGTAATTCTGCCTGTGTCGAACCTGACAGGTGACAAGTATCCTTCCACTCCCACACCCAGCCGTATTGATGAACTGGTTGTGCAGAAGCTCAAGAAGGTGGGCGTCGTGCAGTCGGATCTGTGTGGCGACGAGGAGTTCCTCCGCCGCGTCTCGCTGGATATTACGGGAACTTTGCCGACACCTGAGGAAGTCGAGACGTTTGTGCGTTCGAAGGATGTGGCCAAACGTTCAAAAAAGATTGATGAATTGCTGGAACGACCAGCTTATGCCGCCTGGCAGGCGACCAAGATCTGCGACTACACCGGGAATAATCCCGAGTATTTGCAGAACGCAGTGGTGGGGAACAATTCTGCTCAGGCTGCTCGCGACTGGTATGAATGGATTCATGACCGAGTCCAGCGAAACGTGCCTTATGATGAACTGGCCGAGAACATCATTCTGGCGACCAGTCGCCGGGAGGGGGAAAGCTATGAACAGTATTGCGAACGCGTGAGTGGCTACTACGCGAAGGACAGCAAAGGGAGTTTTGCCGAACAGCCTGCAATGACGCATTACTGGGCGAGGAGAAACTTTCGCACGGTCGAAGAGCGGGCTCTGGGATTTGCCTACACATTCCTGGGCATTCGAGTGCAATGTGCCCAGTGTCACAAACATCCTTTCGATCAATGGACAAAGGACGATTTCGATCGCTTCAAGAACTTCTTTGCACGCATTCGCTATGGCGATATCCCAGGCAACAAAGACGAAAAAGCCGCCATGCTCGCCAAACTGGGTGTGGACAAGGATCTCAAGGGAAACATGCTGGATCGGGCACTGAAGGACTATCTGGCTTCGGGCAAAGTGGTGCCGGTCCAGGAAGTCTTTGTGACTCCTCCCGTGAAGCCAAAACCCGTGAATCCCAAGGCCAAGCCCAATGCCAAAAGACCACAGGTTGTGGCCGGCCGAACTGCCAAGGTGCTGGGTGGCGATGAGATTGTCATCGAAGAACTGGATGATCCGCGAACAGCACTCATGGATTGGTTGCGTGCAGAAGAGAACCCGTACTTTGCCAGAGCTTTTGTGAATCGTGTCTGGGCGGGCTACTTCCATGTGGGGATTGTCGAGCCACCCGATGATCTGAGTCTGGCGAATCCCCCTTCGAATGAAGCGTTGCTGGATGAACTAACACGGGAGTTTGTGGCTCATGGCTACGATATGAAGTGGCTGCACCGGACGATTGCCAACAGCCGCACTTATCAGTTGAGCTGGCAGCCCAATGAAACCAACAAGCTTGACGAGCGGAACTTTGCCCGGGCTGTGCCGCGCCGCCTCCCAGCGGAAGTGGCGTATGACATTATCCGTCAGGCGACTGCCAGTGATTTTGAAATGGCCAAGTGGAATGACCAGCTCAATTCCCGGGCGATTGAAGATGTGGGGGCCGGTGCGAAAAATGGACGGGCTCAGGTTTATGCACTGAATATCTTCGGGCGATCGATCCGCGAGAGTAACTGCGATTGCGATCGATCGATGGAGCCAAGTCTGCTGCAGACCGTCTACCTGCAGAACGATCAGGAACTTCTGGCTGCCATTGAGCGCAAGGGTGGCTGGGTCGATCAGATTGTCAAAGTGGGCCCTCATCCTGTGGTGAATGGCAAAAACGCAATCTCACCAGCAGCAGCGGTCGTGCCTGATCTCACCGACGAAAAGGGTAAA from Planctopirus ephydatiae encodes:
- a CDS encoding DUF1549 and DUF1553 domain-containing protein → MQEFANHHDPDVQGYRRWPALEHRRWQWFCLAIASWLGLCQPGLFQLPQIWAAEAKPADNSKPAAQILPAEELKSSAVVESAVIPGINERYDLKVKNVDGPDFRKHVVPLLGKLGCNGRACHGSFQGQGGFRLSLFGYDFKADHENLVLGDKPRVNLMDRSKSLILMKPTEQVSHEGGEALKQGTWEYRVLDKWISQGAKPVTDKTPEFVRMDVLPDGKNPAAGERPEMVGSKVGQSWKLKCIAVWSDGTREDVTPLSRFQSNNDQIAKVTQEGMVTITGPGDSHVVAFYDNGVVPVPVILPVSNLTGDKYPSTPTPSRIDELVVQKLKKVGVVQSDLCGDEEFLRRVSLDITGTLPTPEEVETFVRSKDVAKRSKKIDELLERPAYAAWQATKICDYTGNNPEYLQNAVVGNNSAQAARDWYEWIHDRVQRNVPYDELAENIILATSRREGESYEQYCERVSGYYAKDSKGSFAEQPAMTHYWARRNFRTVEERALGFAYTFLGIRVQCAQCHKHPFDQWTKDDFDRFKNFFARIRYGDIPGNKDEKAAMLAKLGVDKDLKGNMLDRALKDYLASGKVVPVQEVFVTPPVKPKPVNPKAKPNAKRPQVVAGRTAKVLGGDEIVIEELDDPRTALMDWLRAEENPYFARAFVNRVWAGYFHVGIVEPPDDLSLANPPSNEALLDELTREFVAHGYDMKWLHRTIANSRTYQLSWQPNETNKLDERNFARAVPRRLPAEVAYDIIRQATASDFEMAKWNDQLNSRAIEDVGAGAKNGRAQVYALNIFGRSIRESNCDCDRSMEPSLLQTVYLQNDQELLAAIERKGGWVDQIVKVGPHPVVNGKNAISPAAAVVPDLTDEKGKGKKKLESATEDSSNDRDLKEVLARVDKRIEKARQQKDKQQLAELQQTRQKLLERMQAQAKNASKPADQGFKAGVLPNDRVLQEIVKTAYLRTLSRYPSNEETRRSVAYFHEAKDVRVGSRDLLWALLNTKEFMVNH